CCGGCTCCAGCCGCGCGTCCCGCATGGCCTCGGCGGCAGCCGCCAGCCCCAGTTGCGCGGAGCGATCCAGGCCGCGGTCCGCACGATCGACCAGCGACTCGAACCCGGCCGGCACACAGGCTGCCAGCATGCCCGGCAACCAGCGCGTCACCGATTCGGGCGCAGGGCCGATCGCGGAGCGGCCCTGCAGCCAGTTGCCGAAGGACTCCTGCGCCGTCAGCCCGGACGGGGTCACCATGCCGACGCCGGAGACGACCACTTCGCGCATGTCGGGCCGTCTCAGGCCGACGCGTCCGGCGCAGGACCTGCAGGGAAATCGGGAACGAGGCCGCGATGCCTTGCGCGCACGGCTGCCTCCAGGTCGGCCACGACTTCATCGAGCGTCATGTCCGCGTAGCGCATCGGCTCCTCGATCTGGAAGCCGTATCGGTCCTCGACCTCGAACAGCATTTCCACCAGTCCGAGCGAATCGAGGCCCAGTTCTTTCATCCTGGCATGCGGGTCCGCCAGCTTCTGCTCGTCCAGTCCGGGTTGCTGGAGCAGGAAGTCGTGAATCAGGTCACGTAGCATGGGCAGGCAAGGAAACGCGAGGCGAGAATGAAAAAATGTCCTAGGACCTGGCTGTCGGCGCGGATCGGCAGGCGACTATCGTAACGCCTGTGCCGTGACCGGGGGCTCCGTTTTCGCGGACCGCCTTTGTCAGAATTCAACCCGCCCGGGAAACACCCAAACCAGCAGCGCCGTCATCACCAGGTAGCGCAGGAACTTGCCGATCGCCATCCAGCCCAGGCAGGGCCAGAACGGCATCTTCAGCCAGCCGGCGACCGCGCACAGCGGGTCGCCAATCACCGGCAGCCACGACAGCAGGCAGGCGATCGGACCGAGCCGGCGCAGCCAGTCGAGCGCACGCAGGTGCGTGGCCGAATGCCGGTACTTGTCGACCACTTGGTGCGCGGCGTAGCCCATCCACCAGTCGAGCGCGCCGCCGAGCGTGTTGCCCAGCGTGGCCACCAGCACTGCGGGCCAGTACAGCTCGGGGTTGAGCTTGACCAGGCCGAACACGGCCGGCTCGGAGCCGAGCGGGATCAGCGTGGCCGACACGAACGAGATCACGAACACCGCGCCCAGGCCGAACTGCGGCAGCGCCAGCAAGGTGAGCAACTGTTCGATCCAGCCCGGCATGGTGGCCGCGAGTATAGGCAGGCCGGGTTTGATCGATCGGCGCCGGCGGATGCGGCGACTAGAATGAAAGCCTTCCCCCGCGCCGCACTCCCGACTGCCATGAAACTTGGACCGTTTGCCCTGGCGAACCCGGTGTTCGTCGCGCCGATGGCCGGCGTGACCGACCGGCCGTTCCGGCGCCTGTGCAAGCAGCTCGGCGCAGGCTATGCGGTCAGCGAGATGGTGACTTCGCGCCGCGAGCTGTGGGATTCGCTGAAGACCTCGCGCCGCGCCGACCATGCCGGCGAACCGGGTCCGATCGCGGTGCAGATCGCCGGCACCGACGCGGCGATGATGGCCGAGGCGGCGGCCTACAACATCGATCGCGGCGCGCAGATCATCGACATCAACATGGGCTGCCCGGCGAAGAAGGTCTGCAGCAAATGGGCCGGCTCGGCGCTGATGCAGGACGAACCGCTGGCGCTCGCGATCGCCGAGGCGGTGGTCGCGGTGTGCGCGCCGCAAGGCGTGCCGGTCACGCTGAAGATGCGCACCGGCTGGTCCGCCGCGCACCGCAACGCGCCGCGCCTCGCGCGCGACTTCGAGCGCGCCGGCGTGCAGATGCTCGCGGTGCACGGGCGTACCCGCGAGCAGGGCTATTCCGGCCAGGCCGAGTACCAAACGATTGCGGAAGTCAAGGCCGCGGTGCGCATTCCGGTGGTGGCGAACGGCGACATCAGGGCGCCGGAGCAGGCGCGAGACGTGCTGCTTGCTACCGGCGCCGACGCGGTGATGATCGGCCGCGCGGCGCAGGGCCGACCCTGGATCTTCCGCGAGGTCGCGCATTTCCTCGTGACCGGCGAGCACCTGGCGCCGCCGCTGGTGGCCGAGGTGCGGCGCGTGCTGCAGGATCACCTGCAGGATCACTACGCGCTGTACGGCGAGGCGACCGGCGTGCGCAGCGCGCGCAAGCACATCGGCTGGTACGTGCGCGCGCTGCCCGGCGGCGAGGCGTTTCGCGCCCGAATGAACCGGATCGAAGGCTGCGCCGAGCAGGCGGCGGCGGTCGCGGCGTTCTTCGACGAACTCGGCGCCGCTGGCGACCGATTGCCCGACGGCATGACCTGGGCGGCGCGCCGGCAACAACAAGAACCGCGAGGGGAACGGATCGATGAGCAGGAAGCACATTGAGGAGACGGTGCGCACCAGCCTGGAGGGCTACTTCAGGGATCTGCGCGGCGCCGAGCCGGGCGGGCTGTACGAGATGATGGTCAAGGTCGTCGAGCGCCCGCTGCTCGAGGTGGTGATGCGCGAGGCCGACCAGAACCAGTCGCGCGCGGCCGAATGGCTGGGGCTGAACCGCAACACGCTGCGCAAGAAGCTGCTCGAACACAAGTTGTTGAAGTGACCCCCAGCCTTCGCGCACTGCGTGTCGCTCCGTCAACCCCCTGCGAGGGGGCACCGCCAGCGGCCGGGCCAAGCCCGCTCCGCGGCGGTCGCTGGAACGGCCTGCTCCGCGGCCTCTTGTACCCGTTTCATGCGCTTTTCTGTCAATGAACGCACTGATCTCCGTTTCCGACAAGACCGGCATCGTCGAATTCGCCCGTGCGCTGCACGAGCTCGGCGTTGCGTTGATCTCGACCGGCGGCACCGCGAAGCTGCTGCACGAGCAGGGGCTGCCGGTGACCGAAGTCGCGCAGCTCACGCAGTTTCCCGAAATGCTCGACGGCCGCGTCAAGACGCTGCACCCCGCGGTGCACGGCGGCCTGCTCGCGCGCCGCGGCCTGCCCGAGCACATGGCGGCGCTGCAGCGGCACGGCATCGCGACGATAGACCTGCTGGTGGTCAACCTCTATCCATTCGAGGCCACGGTGGCCAAGCCCGGCTGCACGCTGGCGGAGGCGATCGAGAACATCGACATCGGCGGTCCGGCGATGGTGCGCAGCGCGGCGAAGAACTGGCAGGACGTGGCGGTGCTGACGGACGCCGGCCAGTACGCCGCGGCACTCGACGAGCTTAAGCGCCACGGCAGCTTGAGCGAGAAGACGAAGTTCACGCTCGCGGTGGCCGCGTTCAACCGCGTCAGCAACTACGACGCGGCGATCAGCGATTACCTGTCTGCTATTGATTTCGAAGCTAACAATGCAGATTCCACGCCGGCTAGGTCGCTATTTCCTTCACAAAGCAACGGCCGGTTCGTGAAACTGCAGGATCTGCGCTACGGCGAGAATCCGCACCAGCAGGCCGCGTTCTACCGCGACCTGTATCCGGCGCCCGGCTCGCTGGTGACCGCGCGCCAGCTGCAGGGCAAGGCGCTCAGCTACAACAACATCGCCGACGCCGACGCCGCCTGGGAATGCGTGAAGAGCTTCGATCCGCGCAGCGACGGCGCGGCCTGCGTGATCGTCAAGCACGCGAATCCCTGTGGCGCGGCGCTCGGCCGGGACGCGTTGCAGGCGTACCGCAAGGCGTTCCAGACCGACCCGACCTCGGCGTTCGGCGGCATCATCGCGTTCAACTGCCCGGTCGACAAAGCCACGGCCGAGGCCGTGCGCGAGCAGTTCGTCGAGGTGCTGATGGCGCCCGGCTACAGCCCGGACGCGCTGGCGCTGTTTCAGGCGACCAAGGCGAAGCAGAACGTGCGTATTCTCGAGATCGCGCTGCCGCCGGGCGGGAAAACGGATTGGGACAACGGCCGCAATGCGATCGACGCGAAGCGCATCGGCTCGGGCCTGCTGCTGCAGACCGCGGACAACCACGAGTTGGGCCTGTCCGAACTGAAGGTCGTCACGCGCAAGGAGCCGACACCCGAGCAGTTGGAGGACCTGTTGTTCGCCTGGAAGGTCGCGAAGTTCGTGAAGAGCAACGCGATCGTGTTCTGCCGGGACCGGATGACGCTGGGCGTCGGCGCGGGGCAGACGAGCCGGGTCGATTCGGCGCGTATCGCCGGCATCAAGGCCGACAGCGCGGGCCTGACTCTTTCCGGCAGCGCGGTCGCGAGCGACGCGTACTTCCCGTTCCGCGACGGGCTCGACCTGGTCGCCGAGGCCGGCGCGAACTGCGTGATCCAGCCCGGCGGCTCGATGCGCGATGCCGAAGTGATCGCCGCGGCCGACGAGCGCGGCATCGCGATGGTGTTCACCGGCGTGCGGCATTTCCGGCACTGAAGGACCACCCCCAGGCTGCGCGCACTGCGTGTCGCTTCGCCAACCTCCTTCAAGGGGGCACCGCCAGCGGCCGGCCGAGCCCGCTCCGCGGCGGTCTTGGCACAAGCCTGCTCCGCGGCCTCTCGACCTGGCAACGCGCCTGTCGTTTTACGCGCCGCGGCGGTTCAGAGCAGCGCGGCCATCCGGCGCGCCGCGGCCTGCAGCGCGGACAGCTGCCGCAGCGGGTTGTCCAGCGACAGGCGCGTGCTCGGCGCGTGCACCGCGATCGCGGCGCGGGTGCGGCCGTGGGCGTCGCACACCGGCACCGCGGCGGCGTTCAGGCCGGCAATGAATTCCTCGCGATCGGTCGAATAGCCGCGCTTGGCGATTTGTTCGCATTCGGCGCGAAGCGCCGCGGCCGAGGTGATCGTCGCCGGCGTCATCGCTTCGAATTCAGTCCCGTCGATCAGCGCGTCGCGTTGCGCCGCGGGGAGCGTCGCGAGAAACAGCTTGCCGCTGGCGGTGCAGTGCAGCGGCACATGGGCGCCGACGTCCAGCGTCAGCCGCCACGGCCAGGGCGCCTCGACCCGATCGAGGTAGATCACCTTCGCGCCGTCGAGCGCGGTGAAGTTGCAGGTCTCGCCGACCTGCGCCACCAGTTGCTCGAGCACCGCGTGGCGCAGCCCGCGCAGCACGCCGTTGTTCAGCGTATCGAGCGCCATGCGGCGCAGCGCCGGCCCGACGCTGAACGAGCGCTCGTCGATGTCGCGGACCAGCCAGCCGCCGCTCAGCAACTGTCCGCAGAGCCGATGCGCGGTGGCTTTGGGCAGATCGAGCCGCGCGCCGATTTCGGCCAGCGTCAGCGCGCGGCCTTCCGAAGCGATCAGCGCCAGCAGTGCGAGGCTGCGCTCCGACGACGAGTTCGGGCCCGGCACAACAGATGGATCGGGTTGGTATTTCATAAGGGCTATTGCCTATTATGGAACGTTTAGTTCCGGAATGTCATTTCTTATATTATCGAATCGGAACCAATGATTCCGAAATTTTGCACCACCACAGACCGATAGAGAAGCCCATGTCGCAGGAATTCGATTACATCGTCGTCGGTGCCGGATCGGCCGGCTGCGTGCTGGCGGCGCGGCTCAGCGAAGACCCGGCGACCCGGGTGTTGCTGCTCGAAGCCGGCCCGCCCGACAGCTCGTTCTGGATCCACCTGCCGATCGGCTACGGCAAGACGATGTGGGACAAGCGCCTGAATTGGTGCTTCGAAACCGATCCGGACCCGAACATGAACGGCCGGCGCATCTATTGGCCGCGCGGCAAGACGCTGGGCGGGTCGAGCTCGATCAACGGCCTGATCTACATCCGCGGCCAGCGCGAGGACTACGACCACTGGGCAGCGCTCGGCAACGAGGGCTGGGGCTACGACGATCTGCTGCCGTACTTCATCAAATCCGAAGGCAACCAGCGCGGCGCAAGCGTTTTTCACGGCGGCAGCGGCCCGCTGCGCGTGTCCGACATCGGCGCGAAGAACGAACTGATCGAAGCCTTCATTGCCGGAGCCGGCGAGCAGGGCGTGCCGCGCACCGACGACTTCAACGGCGCGCGCCAGGAGGGCGCCGGCTACTACCAGCTGACCACCTGGGGCGGTTGGCGCTGCAGCACCGCCAAGGCCTATCTGAAGCCGGCGCGCGGCCGCGCCAATCTGGCGGTGCAGACCGACGCGCAGGCTGCCGGGCTCGTCATCGAGAACGGCCGCGCAGTCGGCGTACGCTTTCGCCAGGGCGGCGCAATGAAGACCGCGCGCTGCCGCGCCGAGGTGCTGCTCGCGGCCGGCGCGATCCAGTCGCCGCAGCTGCTGCAGCTGTCGGGCATCGGTCCGGCGGCGCTGCTGGGCCAGCATGGCATCCCGGTCGCACGCGACCTGCCGGGCGTCGGCGAGAACCTGCAGGACCATCTGCAGATCCGGCTGATCTTCGAGTGCAGCAAGCCGATCACGACCAACGACCAGCTGAACTCCTGGTTCGGCCAGGCCAAGCTCGGGCTGCAATGGGCGATCTCGCGCAGCGGGCCGCTGGCGGTCGGCATCAACCAGGGCGGCTGCTTCATGCGTGTGCTGCAGGATGAGGGCCCCGAGGCGTCGCCTTCGGCGTCGCCGCCCCCCATGGGGGTGGGATCGACCGGCGAAGCCGGATCGACCCAGAGCCAGCGCCCCGACATCCAGTTCCACGTCGCGACGCTGTCGGCCGACATGGCCGGCGGCAAGGTTCATCCGTTCTCGGGCTTCACGTTCTCGGTGTGCCAGCTGCGGCCGGAGTCGCGCGGGCATATCCGCATCCGCTCGACCGATCCGTTCGAGCCACCCGAGATGCAACCCAATTACCTGGCCACCGATCTCGACCGCCGCACCGCGGTGGCCGGCGTCAAGGCGGCGCGCGCGATCGCCGCCGCACCTTCGATGCGCGGCCTCGTCCGGCGCGAGGTCAAGCCCGGCCCCGAGGCAGGCGACGACGCGGCGCTGCTCGAGTTCTGCCGCAACAACGGCGCGACGATCTTCCACCCGACCGGCACCTGCAAGATGGGCAGCGACCCGATGGCGGTGGTCGACGCGCGGCTGCGCGTGCATGGCGTCGGTGGTTTGCGCGTCATCGACGGCTCGGTGATGCCGACCCTGGTGTCCGGCAACACCAACGGTCCGATCGTGGCGATGGCCGAGAAAGCCGTCGACATGATCCGCGAGGACGCGCGCAGGCACTGAGCGCGCCGCACACTCGCGGGGGCATCGGCCGTTCGCTCAGAGTGAGTCGCTCTCGACGCCAGGGCGGGATGGATGCCTCGGAGCGCCGGCCCCGACGTTGCGCGGCCCCATCAGCCCGCGTCCAGCAGCTTGAGCCGCTGCACCTTGCCGGACGGACCGCGCGGCAGCTCCATGACGAAGCGGAACGTCTTCGGCGTCTTGTAGCGGCCGAGCTGTTCGATGCAGAAATCCGTCAACTCGCCGGCGCTGCACGCGGCGCCGCCCCGCAGCACGACGCAGGCGAGGATCTCCTGCCCGTAATGGCGGTCCGGCATGCCGACCGCCGCGGCCTCGAGCACCGCCGGGTGCCGCAGCAGCGCCTCGTCGATCTCGCGCGGCGCGATGTTCTCGCCGCCCTTGATGATCAGCTCCTTGATGCGGCCGGTGACGAAGAAGTAGCCGTCCGCGTCCTGGTGCCCGAGGTCGCCGGTGCGCAGCCAGCCGTCCGGCGTGAACGCGGCCTTCGTCGCCGTGTCGTTCTTGTAGTAACCGCGCATCACGTTCGGGCCGCGGATCACGATCTCGCCGCTTTCACCTGCGGCCAGCGGCTTCAGCTGTGCATCGACCACGCGCGCCTCGCAGCCGCTGGCAAGGCCGACCGAACCGAGCCGGCGCCGCTCGCCCGACAGCGGATTCGAGAACGACGGCGCGGCGGTCTCGGTCAGTCCCATCGTCTCGATCACGCCAATGCCGAAGCGCTGCTCGAACGCGCGGAGTAGATCCGGCGGGAGCGCTGCCGACGCGGAGCGGCAAAAGCGCAGCGCGGCAAACTCGGTGCGGGCCGGCGCCTCGCCGTCGAGCAGGTACGAGATGATGGTCGGCACCACGTTCAGCCATGTGCAGCGGCGCCCTATCGCCTGCGCCCAGAACCGCCCGGCGGAGAACTTCGGTGCGACCGCCAGGCTGCCGCCTTCGACCAGCGGAGCGAGCATCGCGACCACGAACGCGTTGATGTGGTAGAGCGGCAGCACCGCGAGCACACGGTCGTTCGCGCCCAGCTCGTGCGCCTCCGAGATCGCGCGGGCATTCGCGACCAGATTCGACTGGGTCAGCATCACGCCCTTCGGAACACCGGTGGTGCCCGAGGTGTACATCAGCAGAGCGACCGCGTCGGCGTCCGGGCCTTCCATGCCGTCGTGCCGCGCATCGGCTGCGGGCTTGTCCGTTGCGGACTCGCCCGGCAGCACCGTGCCGGCGGGGTCGGCGACCAGCAGCGCGATCGGCCGATCGAGCGTGGCGATCAATGCGCGTACCTTCTGTTCCCATTCGGGCGCGACGACGGCCAGCCTGCAGTCCGAATGATCGAGCACATAGCGCATCTGCTCTGGTTGCGACAGCAGGTTGACCGGGTTCACGATATAGCCGCCCCACAGAGCGCCCAGCAGGATCCGCAGGGTGTTCAGGCCGTTCGGCATCACGACCGAGACCGTATCGCCGGGGCCGAGGCCCTGCGCGCGCAGCAGCGCGGTCACCTGCCTGCACGATGCGGCGAGGTCGCGGTGGTACAGCACGCCTTCGTCGTCGGCCGCGAGCGCGTACGGTGCTCCAAGCTGCGCCGCGCCGCTTCGTTCGATCAGCGCGCGCACGGTCGTTGCACCGGGATTCATGATTTCCCCGCCGCCTGGAAATACGCGCCGAAGATGTCCTGCTCGCTCGGGATCCGCTCCGCGATGCGGCGCGCGATCCGCGTGATGTTCAGGTAGTGCCGGTAGTTCATGTTGTCCGAGAAGTTGTTCTTGCCCCAGGTGCCGCAGCCCATCGACAGCGAAAACGGCAGGCCGTTGTCGAAGCTGCCGCCGGTGGCAACGCAATGCGCCTGATTCACGATCACGCGCGACACCGGCAGCCGCTGCCCGAGCGCGAGCGCACGCGCATCGACGCCGCTGTGCAGCCCGACCGAATGGCCGGCGCCCTGATAACGGTAGATGCGCTCGACCAGTGCCGCCGCCTGCTCGAAGTCGGCCACGTGGTATAGCGCGAGCACCGGGCTCAGCTTCTCGCCCGAAAACGGGTGCTCGGGACCGACGCCGTCTTCTTCCACCATCAGCACCGAGGGGTTGCGCTCGGCGATGCGCCCCCAGTCGCGCGCCGCGCCGGGGTCGGCCTCGGCGGCGCGTTCGGCGATCGCGCGCGCCGATTGCCCGATCACCGCCTGCGACAACTTGCCGTCTGGCCACATCAGTCGTTCCAGCAGCGCCTTCTGCGCCACGCTCAGCAGCACCACGCCGCGCGATTGCAGCTCAGCCAGCAGTGGCGCGCGCACGGCGTCGATCACGATCACGCTGTTCTCCGACGAGCAGCTGGTCGCGTTGTCGAAGGTCTTGGAGCGCACGATTCCGTCTGCGGCGGCAACGATGTCGGCGCTCTCGTCGACGATGCTCGCGACATTGCCGGCGCCGACGCCGAACGCGGGCGTGCCGCTCGCGTACGCGGCACGCACGTTCGCCTGCGAACCGGTGGCGACCACCAGGTCGCAACGCTGCATCAGCTCCGCGGTTGCCTGTTTGTTCACCGGCGCCGCCAGCACCTGCACCAGGTCGCGTGGCGCGCCGATGCGGCCCAGTTCGGCATGGATGAAGTCGACCAGCCTGACGCAGGTCGACCAGCCTTTCGGCGACGGCGCGACGATCACCGCGTTGCGCCCTTTCAGCGCGTTGATGATCTTGTTCGCCGGCGTCGCGGCCGGATTGGTCGACGGGGTGATCGCGCACACCACGCCGACCGGCCGCGCGATCTCGATCAGCCCCTGCTGCGGATCCTCGGCAATCACGCCGACCGACTTCGCGTGCTGCAGGTCGCGCAGCAGACCGAGTGTCTTGCGATGGTTTTTCGCAATCTTGTCGGCGACATTGCCGATGCCGGTCGCGGCGACCGCGAGCTCGGACAGCTCCCGGTTGCGCTCGGGCTGCATGATGGCCCAGCCGGCCGCCAGCACCGCGAGGTCGACCTGCTGCTGTGTCCAGGTCTCGAACTGGCGCTGCGCGACGCGCGCGCGGCGCACCTGCTCGGCGATCGGGCTCGAAGCGCCAAGGTTGGATTCGTCGTTTGTCATGGTGATCCGAGAAGAGGGTAGGGAGACGAGCGCGTCAGCGATGGCTTGGCCCCGGCATTCCGGGCACCAACGCCGCCGGCGTCGGTGCGTCGTATTCGGACGGGTCGGAGACCTTGCGCGTCGGGTCGATGAACAGCGCGGCGACGATGCCGACCGCGAGCAGCAACGCCGACGCGGCAAACGGCAGCGAATAGCTGCCGGTGACCTGGATCAGAAAGCCGAACACGATCGGCGAGATCATGCCGGCAACGCCGAAGCCGGTGTTCATGATGCCGCCCGCGGTGCCTGCGTAGCCGCCGGCGATGTCCAGCGGCAGCGTCCACAGCACCGCGTTCGTCAGTTCGAGAAAGAAGAACGACGCCGACAGCAGCGCGACTGCGAGCATCGGGTCATGCGTGCCGACCACCGGCAGGATGAAGATCAGCGCGCCGCCGAGGCCGATCACCAGCATCATGCGGCGCGCGATCTTCACGTTGCCGGTGCGGCGGTACACCGTGTCCGACACCACGCCGCCCAGCGTGTCGCCGACCACGCCGGCCAGCAGCGGCAGCGCGGTGAAGAGGGCCAGCTGCTTCAGGTCGAATCCGCGTGCGTCCTTCAGGTACGACGGCAGCCAAGTCAGGAACACCCACAGCGACCAGCCGTAGCAGAAGTCGACGAAGGTGACGAGCCACATCTTGCGCAGCAGTTCGGCCCACGGCGTCTTGCCGCGGTGCTTTTGCTTGCGCGCGGCGCCGGCGCCGATTTCCTTCAGCTCCCGAGGCGTCATCCACTTGTGCTCGTTCGGCGTGTTGCGGAAGAACCAGAGGTACAGCGCGGTCCACAGCAGGCTCACGACGCCGAGCGCGATGAACGATTCGCGCCAGCCGTACAACGCGACGATGCCGATCACGATCGGCGGCGTGACGGCGCCGCCGAGCCGGGCGAAGCTGTGCGTGATGCCCTGTGCGAACCCACGCTCGGTGGCCGGCATCCAGAACGTGAACGCGCGCGTCGCGGTCGGGAACGCGCCGCCTTCGCCCACGCCCAGAATGAAGCGAAACACCATCAGCGAGGTCACCCCCCAGGCGAACCCGCACAGGATCGTGGCCGCGGCCCAGATCAGGCTCAGCACGGTCAGCACCGCCCGCGGGCCGAAGCGGTCGGCGCACCAGCCGCCGATGATCTGCATCGCCGCATAGGGGTAGGCAAACGCAGAGAACACCAGGCCGAGTTCGGTCGGAGTCAGGCCGAATTCCTTGCGGATGAACGGCGCGGCCACCGCGATGTTGACGCGATCGATGTAGGCGATGAAATAGAGCAGGCACATGACCCCGAGGATCAGGTGGCGGACCTTGAACTTGCTGCGCATGTTGTCTCCTGTAAAGTAGGTCAGCGGCTAAAGTTCTAAATAATAGAATACAATATCAAAATATAGAACCAAGCTTAGTTCAACAGTCGTCATGTGACAAGAGGAGATTCACCATCCCCGATTTGGCCGGTGGGCGTGACGCGCGGCCGACCGTGCCGGGCCTTCGGTCCGGCACGCGTTTCGGTGCGAGCGGTCAGCCGGGCGCCTGCTGCGTGGCGTCGGCGGCGCGGTAGCCCAGCAGTTCGCTGGCGCCGCGCGCGCATTCGAGCAACTGCTCGGAAAGCGCTCGCGCCTGGGCCCGGCCAAAGCGGATCGACGGCACGGACATGCCGACCGCGGCGACCGGCGTTGCGCGCGCGTCGAAGATCGGCGCCCCCAGCCCGCAGACGCCGAGCCGCCATTCCTCGTGGTTCTCCGCGTAGCCGCGGGTCTGCGTTAACGCGAGCTCCGCATGCAGGGCGTCGAAGTCGGTGATGGTGTTCGGTGTGTGCGCGACCAGAGTGCCCAGCAGCGGACGCAACGCCGCCGGTTCGAGATGCGCCGCCGCGAGCAACGCCTTGCCGGTGGCCGCGCAGTAGGCCGGTGCGCGCCCGCCGATGCGCGAATAGGCGGCCACCGGCAGCGGGCTGTCGAATTTGTCGAGGTAGACGATTTCGGCGCCGTCGCGAACCGCGAGATGGATCGTCTCGCCCGTCGCCTGCGCCAGCCGCGCCAGCGCCGGCCGCACCAGGCGCGGTACGTCGATCGCCGCGCCGATCAGGGTGCCGAGCTCGAACAGCCGCAGGCTGGCCCGGTAGGTGCTGCTCGTCTCGTCGCGCTGCGCCCAGCCGCAGGCGACCAGAGTCTGCAAGGTGCGGTGTGCGTTGCTGCGCCCCAGTCCCAGCGCCTGCGCCACCTCGCTGACCCGGCAGTCGCGCTGCTGGCGCACCAGCCATTCCAGCACGCCGAGGCCTTTCGCCAGCGTTGAATCCATCAGTGGGTTCCTTGACTGCGCCGACGGCCGCGCCGGCTCCGCCGATTATGGAACCGGCCGGCGGCACGCGCAGCTTGACGCCGATCGGCGCATGCCGGATTGTCGGCATAGTCGATCGAGTCCGATCATCGAAAAAAGCGGCGACGAAAACCCAGCATTTATCGTTTGTCGTACGCTACCCTGCGGCCGATACGGCATCCGGCGGCCGAAACGACGAACATCGACCGGGTGCATTCACAGGAGACAGGCGTGACGCAGATCGACTCACGCACATCGGGCGCCGTTCCTTCGGATTTTTCGCGGGCGGATGCGCGCAGCATGCGCATGGCCATCCGTTCCGGCCAATGGCGCAACCACACCAGCGGCCTGGCCCCGGCGCATGTGCAGGGCAACGTCGTGATCCTGCCGCAGGCGCTGGCGTCGGACTTCCTGCGCTTTTGCCAGCGCAACCCCAAGCCCTGTCCGCTGCTGGCGGTGTCCGAGCCGGGCGACGCTACGCTGCCGACGCTGGGAGAGGACATCGACATTCGCAGCGACGTTCCGCGCTACCGCGTCTGGCGGCGCGGCGAGTTGATCGAGGAACCGAACGATATCGCCGCGCTGTGGCAGGGCGACCTGGTGACGTTCGTGCTCGGCTGCTCGTTCTCGTTCGAGCATGCGCTGATCGACGCCGGGATCGAGCTGCGCCATGTCCGCGAGGGCAGGAACGTCGCGATGTACCGCACCAACATCGCGACCGCGCCGGCCGGGCCGTTCCGCGGACCGCTGGTGGTTTCGATGCGGCCGATGAAGGCGGCGGACGCGATCCGCGCGGTGCAGATCACCGCGCGCGTGCCGGCGGTGCACGGCGCGCCGATCCATCTCGGCGATCCGTCGCTGATCGGCATCGCCGACATCGCCCACCCCGATTTCGGTGACCCGGTCGCGGTCGAGCCGGACGAGCTGCCGGTGTTCTGGGCCTGCGGGGTCACGCCGCAGGCGGCGGTGATGGAGGCTCGGCCGACGTTTTGCATCACCCATGCGCCGGGCTACATGCTGATCACCGATCGGCTGAACCGCGATCTGCCGTTCGCCTAAGCCGGTGTCGCATGCATCTTGCAATGCAACACGGGCCGTCGCCGCGATGAATCCCGTTTCTTCCTCCGAGCCACGCCCCGTACGCTTGCTGCCGCTGGGCGACGCCGCGCTGACCGTGGAGTTTGACAGCGTGGTCGACCCCGAGGTTCATGCGCGCGTGATGGGTTTCGC
This genomic interval from Burkholderiaceae bacterium contains the following:
- a CDS encoding putative membrane protein — protein: MPGWIEQLLTLLALPQFGLGAVFVISFVSATLIPLGSEPAVFGLVKLNPELYWPAVLVATLGNTLGGALDWWMGYAAHQVVDKYRHSATHLRALDWLRRLGPIACLLSWLPVIGDPLCAVAGWLKMPFWPCLGWMAIGKFLRYLVMTALLVWVFPGRVEF
- a CDS encoding tRNA-dihydrouridine synthase DusB codes for the protein MKLGPFALANPVFVAPMAGVTDRPFRRLCKQLGAGYAVSEMVTSRRELWDSLKTSRRADHAGEPGPIAVQIAGTDAAMMAEAAAYNIDRGAQIIDINMGCPAKKVCSKWAGSALMQDEPLALAIAEAVVAVCAPQGVPVTLKMRTGWSAAHRNAPRLARDFERAGVQMLAVHGRTREQGYSGQAEYQTIAEVKAAVRIPVVANGDIRAPEQARDVLLATGADAVMIGRAAQGRPWIFREVAHFLVTGEHLAPPLVAEVRRVLQDHLQDHYALYGEATGVRSARKHIGWYVRALPGGEAFRARMNRIEGCAEQAAAVAAFFDELGAAGDRLPDGMTWAARRQQQEPRGERIDEQEAH
- a CDS encoding DNA-binding protein Fis, which gives rise to MRTSLEGYFRDLRGAEPGGLYEMMVKVVERPLLEVVMREADQNQSRAAEWLGLNRNTLRKKLLEHKLLK
- a CDS encoding IMP cyclohydrolase / phosphoribosylaminoimidazolecarboxamide formyltransferase, with amino-acid sequence MNALISVSDKTGIVEFARALHELGVALISTGGTAKLLHEQGLPVTEVAQLTQFPEMLDGRVKTLHPAVHGGLLARRGLPEHMAALQRHGIATIDLLVVNLYPFEATVAKPGCTLAEAIENIDIGGPAMVRSAAKNWQDVAVLTDAGQYAAALDELKRHGSLSEKTKFTLAVAAFNRVSNYDAAISDYLSAIDFEANNADSTPARSLFPSQSNGRFVKLQDLRYGENPHQQAAFYRDLYPAPGSLVTARQLQGKALSYNNIADADAAWECVKSFDPRSDGAACVIVKHANPCGAALGRDALQAYRKAFQTDPTSAFGGIIAFNCPVDKATAEAVREQFVEVLMAPGYSPDALALFQATKAKQNVRILEIALPPGGKTDWDNGRNAIDAKRIGSGLLLQTADNHELGLSELKVVTRKEPTPEQLEDLLFAWKVAKFVKSNAIVFCRDRMTLGVGAGQTSRVDSARIAGIKADSAGLTLSGSAVASDAYFPFRDGLDLVAEAGANCVIQPGGSMRDAEVIAAADERGIAMVFTGVRHFRH
- a CDS encoding Transcriptional regulator, IclR family, encoding MKYQPDPSVVPGPNSSSERSLALLALIASEGRALTLAEIGARLDLPKATAHRLCGQLLSGGWLVRDIDERSFSVGPALRRMALDTLNNGVLRGLRHAVLEQLVAQVGETCNFTALDGAKVIYLDRVEAPWPWRLTLDVGAHVPLHCTASGKLFLATLPAAQRDALIDGTEFEAMTPATITSAAALRAECEQIAKRGYSTDREEFIAGLNAAAVPVCDAHGRTRAAIAVHAPSTRLSLDNPLRQLSALQAAARRMAALL
- a CDS encoding Oxidoreductase, GMC family, which translates into the protein MSQEFDYIVVGAGSAGCVLAARLSEDPATRVLLLEAGPPDSSFWIHLPIGYGKTMWDKRLNWCFETDPDPNMNGRRIYWPRGKTLGGSSSINGLIYIRGQREDYDHWAALGNEGWGYDDLLPYFIKSEGNQRGASVFHGGSGPLRVSDIGAKNELIEAFIAGAGEQGVPRTDDFNGARQEGAGYYQLTTWGGWRCSTAKAYLKPARGRANLAVQTDAQAAGLVIENGRAVGVRFRQGGAMKTARCRAEVLLAAGAIQSPQLLQLSGIGPAALLGQHGIPVARDLPGVGENLQDHLQIRLIFECSKPITTNDQLNSWFGQAKLGLQWAISRSGPLAVGINQGGCFMRVLQDEGPEASPSASPPPMGVGSTGEAGSTQSQRPDIQFHVATLSADMAGGKVHPFSGFTFSVCQLRPESRGHIRIRSTDPFEPPEMQPNYLATDLDRRTAVAGVKAARAIAAAPSMRGLVRREVKPGPEAGDDAALLEFCRNNGATIFHPTGTCKMGSDPMAVVDARLRVHGVGGLRVIDGSVMPTLVSGNTNGPIVAMAEKAVDMIREDARRH